The region CTGGCGCTTTGCTGTTTGGCTCCGGCGTCATAGCCATACCAGGAGAGCAGGAAACCGACCATCGCCCCGGCAACTGCCAGCCCCACTTTCAGGAAGAACAGGTTGCCGGAGAAGCTCATACCGGTAATGCGTTTGCCGGTTTTCCACTCGCCGTAATCATCGACATCCGCCATCAGCGACCAGTGCAGCGGGGAAGGGATCTGATGCAGAATGTTCAGCAGGAAGTAGAGCACCACAATCAGCACCGTGGCGTGCGGGTCAAAGAAGTAAAAGGCGCAGGAGAAGACCGCCAGCACGATATTGGTCCAGAAGAAGACTTTCAGTTTACACCAGCGGTCGGTCAGCACTTTTGCCAGCATACTGCCGAGCATCATGCCGACCACGCCAAGGCTAATAAACATCGTCGCGAAATGGGTGCTTTCCCCCATCACCCAGGTGACGTAATACATGGTGGCCGCCATGCGGATAAAACCAGGGCAAACATTGCAGAGCGTCAGCAGGAGGATGCGCACCCACTGATCGTTTTTCCACACGTCTTTGAAATCTTTTTTCAGATCATCATTGGTTGGCACCGCCGGGCGGATACGTTCGCGCACGGTGGCAAAGCAGAACAGGAACATACACATGCCGATAAACGCCAGCACCGTCATCGCCATCTGGTAGCCTTTGGCTTTATCCGCACCGCCGAACCACTCGGCCATCGGCAGCAGCGTGAGCGACAACAGCAGGGTGGCAATGCCGACCATCACAAAGCGATACGACTGGCAGGCAACGCGCTCTTTCGGGTCGTTAGTGATAACACCGCCCAGCGAGCAGTAGGGGATATTGATCGCGGTATAGGTCAGCGACAACAGGAAATAGGTGACAAAGGCATAGATAACTTTGCTGTTATAAGACCATTCCGGCGTGGTGAACATCAGCACGCTGAAGACGGCGTAAGGTACGGCTATCCACAACAGCCACGGGCGAAAACGGCCATATTTACTTTGTGTCCGGTCAGCGAGCGCCCCCATTAGCGGGTCAGTCACCGCATCAATCACGCGAATCGACAGCAGTAATACCCCAACCAGCGCAGGTGCGAGGCCGAAGATATCAGTATAGAAATAGTTAACAAACAGCATGATAGCGCCAAAGATAATGTTGCATCCGGCGTCGCCCATGCCATAACCAATCTTTTCTTTAACAGACAGTTTGTTGTTGTCCATTGCCGGTTCTCCCTTTGAGATATGGCATGAAGTATTTGTCTGTAAATTTTTGTTTGCGTAGCAGGATCAGGCCGCAGAGATGGACAAAATGGCTATGGAAAGGAAAGTGTGAGGAAGGTAACACAGTGATAACACCCCTCTCCCTGGCGGGAGAGGGGGAGTGGGTAAGGATTAATGCGCTTTCACGGTATTGGCGTTTTTCTGCTTCAGCAGGTAGCCGACGCCGAGGATGGCAATCCACACCGGGATCAGGTAGACGGAGATCGCCATGCCGTCTGTCATCAGCATGATCACCAGTACCGCTGCCATAAAGATCAGGCAGATCCAGTTCCCCAGCGGGTAGAACAGCGCCGGGAAGCGCGGCGTAACCCCTTGCTGCTGCTTGGCGCGGCGAAAACGCATGTGCGCCAGGCTAATCATCGCCCAGTTGATCACAAGCGCGGAAACCACCAGCGCCATCAGCAGACCAAACGCGGATTCCGGGGCGAAGTAGTTGATCAGCACACACAGCGCGGTAAACAGCGCAGAGGTGATGATGGTGTTCACCGGCACGCCGCGTTTATCCACGTGTTGCAGTATTTTCGGCGCGTTGCCCTGTTTCGCCAGACCGAACAGCATACGGCTGTTGCAGTACACGCAGCTGTTATAAACAGAGAGCGCGGCAGTCAGCACCACAATGTTCAACGCGTTGGCCACAAACGAGTCACCCAGTTCATGGAAGATCAGCACAAACGGGCTGGTGTCAGCCGTAACACGCGTCCACGGCAGCAGGGAGAGCAGCACAGCCAGCGAACCCACATAGAAAATCAGAATGCGGTAGATAACCTGGTTGGTGGCTTTCGGAATGCTTTGTTCCGGGTTATCGGCTTCTGCGGCGGTGATCCCCACCAGTTCCAGACCACCGAAGGAGAACATGATGATCGCCATCATCATCACCAGCCCACCGATGCCGTGCGGCAGGAAACCGCCCTGTTCCCACAGGTTACGCACGGTAGCCTGCGGGCCAGCGCTGCCGCTAAACAGCAACCAGCCGCCAAATACGATCATCGCGACAACCGCGAAAACCTTAATAATGGCGAACCAGAACTCCATCTCACCAAACACTTTCACGTTGGTCAGGTTGATGGCGTTGATAATGACAAAGAACACGGCGGCGGAAACCCATGTTGGAATTTCTGGCCACCAGAACTGCACATATTTCCCGACGGCAGTAAGCTCCGCCATCGCCACCAGCACGTACAGCACCCAGTAGTTCCAGCCGGAAGCAAAGCCTGCAAAGTTGCCCCAATATTTGTAAGCGAAGTGGCTGAATGAGCCTGCTACCGGCTCTTCAACCACCATTTCGCCAAGCTGGCGCATGATGAGAAACGCGATAAAACCGGCAATGGCATAACCCAGAATTATCCCCGGACCGGCAGATTGAATGACGGATGCGCTGCCCAGAAACAGGCCAGTCCCAATAGCGCCACCCAGCGCGATAAGCTGAATGTGGCGGTTCTTAAGGCCGCGCTTTAGCTGATCGCCGTGCTGTTGACCTTCCATTATGAAACCTCGTGTGTGGTTGTTATTTGTACGCTGCGGTTTGCGTGTAATAAATAAATTCCGTTTTTTGTATTTTTTTGTTTACGAAATGTCGACGTGTTTTTTCGTCAATCCCTTTCATAGGGCTCAGAATAGTGATAAGTGCGCGGGAATGCATCTGCTTTATGAAACTCTGATGACGAGCGGATAAAAAAGAAACCGTTTCTGCGTACCCCATCTACTCCCTCAATGGCCTTATTTCTTTGTTTTATGCGAATTAAAAGAATATTTATTCATATATTGGCGAACTGAATCGGTTCACATGCCTTAATTGGCGTTTCAGGAAAGTTAAAACTGCCTCTTTCGTGGTAAACGAGGCATTTGTGCAAGGTTACATCTTTGAAACGCTATTTCTGTAACATTGTTAAAATGTGCGTGGTTTCCTGATTTCAATCAAAACCTGTATGGACAGAAGGTGAATACTTTGTTACTTTAGCGTCAAGAACATGAAATTGGTAAGACCAATTTACTCCGGGCGAGTGGTAGAGACAGGGAACAATGGCCTACAGCAAAATCCGCCAACCAAAACTTTCCGATGTGATTGAGCAGCAACTGGAGTTTTTGATTCTCGAAGGTACGTTGCGTCCCGGCGAGAAACTGCCTCCAGAGCGCGAACTGGCCAAACAGTTCGATGTTTCTCGTCCTTCACTGCGCGAGGCCATTCAGCGCCTCGAAGCGAAAGGCCTGCTCCTTCGTCGCCAGGGTGGCGGTACTTTTGTCCAAAGCAGTCTGTGGCAAAGCTTCAGCGATCCGCTGGTTGAGCTTCTGGCCGATCATCCCGAATCCCAGTTTGACCTGCTTGAAACCCGCCACGCGCTGGAAGGCATTGCTGCATATTACGCGGCGCTGCGCAGCACCGATGAAGACAAAGCGCGGATCAGCGAGCTGCACCAGGCCATTGAGCGGGCGCAGCAGTCCGGGGATTTGGACGCGGAATCCAGTGCCGTCGTGCAGTATCAAATAGCCGTAACCGAGGCGGCACATAATGTTGTGCTGCTTCATCTGCTACGCTGCATGGAGCCCATGTTGGCGCAAAACGTTCGTCAGAACTTTGAATTGCTGTACGCGCGCCGCGAAATGCTGCCGCTTGTCAGCAACCATCGCTCGAGTATTTTCGCGGCGATCATGGCCGGGAAGCCGGAAGAGGCGCGTGAAGCGTCGCACCGCCACCTGGCGTTTATTGAAGAGATTTTGCTGGATCGTAGCCGTGAGCAGAGCCGTCGTGAACGCTCGCTTCGCCGGTTAGAGCAGAGAAAGAATTAAGATTTTCTGGTGCAGGTTGTACCGGAAGAGTTGTAACACCAGCGCCAAACTTTAGAGCGCGGCAACTAAACGCAGAACCTGTCTTATTGCACTTTTGTGGTTTGAACGAAAAGGCATGAGAATGCAATGGGACAGGTTCCAGACAAATCAACGTATTAGATAGATAAGGAATACCCCCCATGTCAGAACGTTTCCAAAATGACGTGGATCCGATCGAAACTCGCGACTGGCAACAGGCGATCGAATCGGTCATCCGTGAAGAAGGTGTTGAGCGTGCTCAGTATCTGATTGACCAGCTCCTTTCTGAAGCCCGCAAAGGCGGTGTGAAAGTGGCAGCTGGCACAGGGGCGAGCAACTATGTAAACACTATTGCCGTTGAAGATGAACCGGAATACCCGGGCAATCTGGAACTGGAACGCCGCATTCGTTCAGCTATCCGCTGGAACGCCATCATGACGGTTCTGCGCGCGTCCAAAAAAGACCTTGAGCTGGGCGGCCACATGGCGTCCTTCCAGTCTTCCGCGACCGTTTATGAAGTTTGCTTCAACCACTTCTTCCGCGCGCGTAACGAGAAAGACGGCGGCGACCTGGTGTACTTCCAGGGCCACATCTCTCCGGGCATCTACGCACGTGCATTCCTGGAAGGTCGTCTGACTGAAGAGCAGATGAACAACTTCCGTCAGGAAGTTCACGGTAAAGGCCTCTCCTCTTACCCGCACCCGAAACTGATGCCGGAATTCTGGCAGTTCCCGACCGTATCCATGGGCCTGGGCCCGATTGGTGCGATCTATCAGGCGAAGTTCCTGAAATATCTGGAACACCGTGGTCTGAAAGATACCTCTGAGCAAACCGTTTACGCCTTCCTCGGCGACGGTGAGATGGATGAGCCGGAATCCAAAGGCGCTATCACCATCGCCACCCGTGAAAAACTGGACAACCTGTGCTTCATCATCAACTGTAACCTGCAGCGTCTGGATGGCCCGGTAACCGGTAACGGCAAAATCATCAACGAACTGGAAGGTATCTTCGCAGGTGCTGGCTGGAACGTTATCAAGGTGATGTGGGGCGGTCGTTGGGATGAGCTGCTGCGTAAAGATACCAGCGGTAAACTGATCCAGCTGATGAACGAAACCGTCGACGGCGATTACCAGACCTTCAAATCCAAAGATGGCGCGTACGTGCGTGAGCACTTCTTCGGTAAATACCCGGAAACCGCAGCGCTGGTTGCAGACTGGACTGATGAGCAGATCTGGGCCCTGAACCGTGGCGGCCACGATCCGAAGAAAGTTTACGCGGCACTGAAAAAAGCGCGTGAAACCAAAGGCAAAGCGACTGTTATCCTGGCCCACACCATCAAAGG is a window of Enterobacter sp. R4-368 DNA encoding:
- a CDS encoding MFS transporter — translated: MDNNKLSVKEKIGYGMGDAGCNIIFGAIMLFVNYFYTDIFGLAPALVGVLLLSIRVIDAVTDPLMGALADRTQSKYGRFRPWLLWIAVPYAVFSVLMFTTPEWSYNSKVIYAFVTYFLLSLTYTAINIPYCSLGGVITNDPKERVACQSYRFVMVGIATLLLSLTLLPMAEWFGGADKAKGYQMAMTVLAFIGMCMFLFCFATVRERIRPAVPTNDDLKKDFKDVWKNDQWVRILLLTLCNVCPGFIRMAATMYYVTWVMGESTHFATMFISLGVVGMMLGSMLAKVLTDRWCKLKVFFWTNIVLAVFSCAFYFFDPHATVLIVVLYFLLNILHQIPSPLHWSLMADVDDYGEWKTGKRITGMSFSGNLFFLKVGLAVAGAMVGFLLSWYGYDAGAKQQSASAINGIMLLFTIIPGVGYLITAGVVRLLKVDRELMKQIQADLEKRRVNYHELTENQHLPAGDNVRNA
- the aroP gene encoding aromatic amino acid transporter AroP; this translates as MMEGQQHGDQLKRGLKNRHIQLIALGGAIGTGLFLGSASVIQSAGPGIILGYAIAGFIAFLIMRQLGEMVVEEPVAGSFSHFAYKYWGNFAGFASGWNYWVLYVLVAMAELTAVGKYVQFWWPEIPTWVSAAVFFVIINAINLTNVKVFGEMEFWFAIIKVFAVVAMIVFGGWLLFSGSAGPQATVRNLWEQGGFLPHGIGGLVMMMAIIMFSFGGLELVGITAAEADNPEQSIPKATNQVIYRILIFYVGSLAVLLSLLPWTRVTADTSPFVLIFHELGDSFVANALNIVVLTAALSVYNSCVYCNSRMLFGLAKQGNAPKILQHVDKRGVPVNTIITSALFTALCVLINYFAPESAFGLLMALVVSALVINWAMISLAHMRFRRAKQQQGVTPRFPALFYPLGNWICLIFMAAVLVIMLMTDGMAISVYLIPVWIAILGVGYLLKQKNANTVKAH
- the pdhR gene encoding pyruvate dehydrogenase complex transcriptional repressor PdhR, yielding MAYSKIRQPKLSDVIEQQLEFLILEGTLRPGEKLPPERELAKQFDVSRPSLREAIQRLEAKGLLLRRQGGGTFVQSSLWQSFSDPLVELLADHPESQFDLLETRHALEGIAAYYAALRSTDEDKARISELHQAIERAQQSGDLDAESSAVVQYQIAVTEAAHNVVLLHLLRCMEPMLAQNVRQNFELLYARREMLPLVSNHRSSIFAAIMAGKPEEAREASHRHLAFIEEILLDRSREQSRRERSLRRLEQRKN